Proteins from a genomic interval of Drosophila melanogaster chromosome 2R:
- the rl gene encoding rolled, isoform H gives MRDVYIVQCLMETDLYKLLKTQRLSNDHICYFLYQILRGLKYIHSANVLHRDLKPSNLLLNKTCDLKICDFGLARIADPEHDHTGFLTEYVATRWYRAPEIMLNSKGYTKSIDIWSVGCILAEMLSNRPIFPGKHYLDQLNHILGVLGSPSRDDLECIINEKARNYLESLPFKPNVPWAKLFPNADALALDLLGKMLTFNPHKRIPVEEALAHPYLEQYYDPGDEPVAEVPFRINMENDDISRDALKSLIFEETLKFKERQPDNAP, from the exons AGGCTAAGTAATGATCACATCTGTTACTTCTTATATCAGATATTGCGTGGACTCAAGTACATTCATTCCGCAAACGTCTTGCATCGGGACCTTAAGCCAAGTAATTTACTGTTGAACAAGACGTGCGACTTAAAA attTGCGACTTTGGATTGGCTCGTATTGCAGATCCCGAGCACGATCATACTGGCTTTCTCACAGAATACGTTGCTACCCGATGGTATAGAGCACCTGAAATAATGCTTAACTCAAAAGGATACACCAAATCTATAGACATATGGTCCGTTGGCTGCATTTTGGCTGAAATGTTAAGTAATCGGCCAATATTTCCTGGAAAACATTACCTGGATCAACTTAATCATATTCTTGGAGTATTGGGTTCACCGTCCCGGGACGATTTAGAGTgtattattaatgaaaag GCACGGAACTATTTGGAATCTTTaccatttaagccaaatgtACCCTGGGCGAAACTATTTCCAAATGCTGATGCGTTGGCTTTAGATCTCCTTGGAAAAATGTTAACATTTAACCCGCATAAACGGATTCCTGTCGAGGAAGCTCTTGCACATCCCTATTTAGAGCAATATTATGATCCTGGAGATGAG CCTGTCGCTGAAGTGCCATTTCGGATTAATATGGAAAATGATGACATTTCTCGAGATGCCCTGAAGTCGTTGATTTTTGAAGAAACCTTAAAATTTAAGGAACGACAACCAGACAATGCGCCTTAA